A window of Candidatus Hydrogenedentota bacterium genomic DNA:
GACGCACTGGAACTCGTGCGCCTCGTGGGGGGCGGCTGATGGACCTTGCGACCCGCATGGAACACTTCCGGGAGAGCGACCTGTATGTCGTTATTTCCGAGGCGTTCTGTGGGGGGCGGCCCGCGCTGGATGTGCTTGACGCGTGCCTGGATGCCGGCGTGCGCGTGGTGCAGTTCCGCGAGAAGGACCTCGAAGACGCGGACCGTTACCAACAGGGGCTCGCGTTCCGGGCCCGCACCCGTGAGGCCGGCGCGCTGCTCATTGTGGATGACCGCCTTGACATTGCGCTGGCTATCGGCGCGGACGGCGTCCATCTGGGCCGCACGGACCTGCCGGTCGAGGCGGCGCGCCGTATTGCGCCGACCCTGATTCTCGGTGCATCGACGCATAACCTGGGCGAGGCGCTGGTTGCCCAGGAAGCCGGGGCCAACTACGTCAACATCGGCCCAATCTTTCCAACCCGGACGAAGTCCGTCCCGACGGGGGCGCTCGGGCCGGGTATGATCGAGGTTATCGCCCCCTACCTGCGCGTTCCGTTCACCTGCATGGGCGGCATCAAGCGGACGAATGTCGACGAGGTGCTGCAGCGCGGCGCTCGCCACGTGGCCGTGGTCACGGCTGTGACCGAAGCGCCCGATGTGCGCGCCGCGGCCGCGGAACTGCGCGCCTTGATACGGGAAGGGCGTGTGAGCCCGTCCATGGCCGCGCAGAATGCGCGATAAGGCCAGCGTCTATCCCCGCCGCCGCCATACCGCGGCGCCCATCGCGCGCATCAAGTCGCGCTCGGCGGGCTCGAACGTGCGCAGCAGCAAGAGCAGCGCAAGATAAGCGACCGCGCCGACGCTTATACCGAGTATCAGCGAGAATGGGGCGGCCGCCAGAAAGACCAGGCTCATCGCGCCGCACGCCAGCAGCGATTTCGACACGAGCGTGGGCAAATGCATGCCGCCGAAGGCGCCGCGGAGGCCAAGAATGAAGAAGCCGCTGATGAACGCATTGGTGAAGACGGCGACAACGGCCGCGCCCGTCGCGCCGTACGCGGGGATGGCGAAGAGATTGCCCGCCACGTT
This region includes:
- the thiE gene encoding thiamine phosphate synthase; amino-acid sequence: MDLATRMEHFRESDLYVVISEAFCGGRPALDVLDACLDAGVRVVQFREKDLEDADRYQQGLAFRARTREAGALLIVDDRLDIALAIGADGVHLGRTDLPVEAARRIAPTLILGASTHNLGEALVAQEAGANYVNIGPIFPTRTKSVPTGALGPGMIEVIAPYLRVPFTCMGGIKRTNVDEVLQRGARHVAVVTAVTEAPDVRAAAAELRALIREGRVSPSMAAQNAR